A single Ctenopharyngodon idella isolate HZGC_01 chromosome 22, HZGC01, whole genome shotgun sequence DNA region contains:
- the LOC127505421 gene encoding 2-epi-5-epi-valiolone synthase, giving the protein MSHSSKISNSVCDQVAEFRLVHADSTWSRQTADCKCVEGRLSDAKIYESSTEVGVTWTVVSPIIFTYQVIQSEGLLDTSNDTLLFGHISNPMEIQALKNNSKVMKRFIVIDETVNDLYGSRVKAYFEARGVKYKILHLPTTEENKSMTLVTSILEEVHKFGIDRRTEPIIAIGGGVCLDIAGLAASLYRRRTPYIRVPTTLLAYIDASVGAKTGVNFANCKNKLGSYIPPVATFLDRTFLCTLPRRHISNGMAEMLKMALMKHKGLFELLQKEGRSLLDSRFQPRIPENVHTDAASVSTKLAIETMLEELAPNLWEDDLDRLVDFGHIISPELEMKILPELLHGEAVNIDMAFMVYVAHERGFLTEEEKRRIIVCMQSLELPVWHSDCTLDLVQRSLTERLKHSGGLLRMPLPTALGKARIFNDIEDSIVCQAFKKWCDEHCETTIKPQ; this is encoded by the exons ATGTCTCATTCTTCAAAAATCAGTAACAGTGTCTGTGATCAAGTGGCTGAATTCAGATTGGTGCATGCAGACTCTACATGGAGCAGACAGACTGCAGACTGTAAGTGTGTTGAGGGACGGCTTTCAGACGCCAAGAT TTATGAGTCTTCCACAGAAGTTGGAGTCACATGGACAGTGGTCAGTCCTATCATCTTCACCTATCAAGTCATTCAGAGTGAGGGGCTTCTGGATACAAGCAATGACACCTTACTGTTCGGCCATATCTCCAACCCTATGGAGATTCAAGCCcttaaaaacaacagcaaagtAATGAAGCGATTCATTGTGATTGACGAGACTGTTAATGATCTTTACGGCTCTCGGGTCAAAGCGTATTTCGAAGCAAGAGGGGTGAAGTACAAGATCCTTCacttacccacaactgaggagAACAAGTCCATGACGCTTGTGACCAGTATCTTGGAGGAGGTCCATAAATTTGGTATTGACCGCCGTACAGAGCCCATTATCGCTATTGGTGGCGGCGTGTGCCTGGATATCGCGGGTCTCGCTGCATCTCTGTATCGCAGACGCACTCCATACATTCGTGTCCCTACAACTCTTTTGGCTTACATTGACGCCAGTGTAGGGGCAAAGACGGGGGTCAATTTTGCCAACTGTAAAAATAAGCTAGGGTCCTACATACCCCCCGTAGCAACGTTCCTGGACAGGACTTTTCTGTGCACTCTTCCACGCCGCCATATTTCTAATGGAATGGCTGAGATGTTGAAG ATGGCGCTGATGAAACACAAAGGCCTCTTTGAACTTTTGCAGAAGGAGGGAAGAAGTTTGTTGGACTCCAGATTCCAACCGAGAATCCCAGAAAATGTGCATACGGACGCAGCGAGTGTGTCCACTAAACTGGCTATTGAAACCATGCTGGAGGAACTTGCCCCAAACCTGTGGGAGGATGATCTGGACAGGCTGGTGGACTTTGGCCATATCATCAGTCCAGAGCTTGAAATG AAAATACTTCCTGAGCTTTTGCATGGAGAAGCAGTGAACATTGACATGGCTTTCATGGTCTATGTGGCTCATGAAAGGGGCTTTCTGACGGAAGAGGAGAAAAGACGTATCATTGTGTGTATGCAGAGTCTAGAGCTTCCGGTGTGGCATTCAGATTGCACTCTGGATCTAGTACAAAGGTCTCTTACTGAGCGACTCAAGCACTCCGGTGGACTTCTGAGAATGCCTCTGCCGACAGCACTGGGAAAAGCAA GAATCTTCAATGACATAGAAGACAGCATTGTGTGTCAAGCATTCAAGAAATGGTGTGATGAACACTGTGAAACCACCATAAAACCACAATAA
- the tmem106c gene encoding transmembrane protein 106C, whose translation MGASVCRYGRSLLSVPGHSRAGHKEEALMGVDDSLDGLDRQEDIAQFPYVEFTGRDSITCPTCQGSGRIPSGQLNELVALIPYSDQRLQPRRTKSYVVLSVILCLLASSLVAFFLFPRPVLVVDDGIRSVTVHFDRNNSKVLINMTSSLNFTNSNFFTVWVDSVSCQVLYMKTVIGSQQLDNVIHIQPLSQRQVNFTVSMEIGGSLSYVYAFCTMASIKVHNIVVFMQTSVKTSYMVRTAQNTLEAYRYIDCGANSTIHQPSGMVWSKPHFPLNGKLLR comes from the exons ATGGGTGCATCTGTGTGCCGATACGGCCGCTCGCTCCTGTCTGTCCCGGGTCACAGCAGGGCCGGTCACAAGGAGGAGGCTCTGATGGGTGTGGATGACTCCCTGGACGGTCTGGACAGACAGGAGGATATCGCCCAGTTCCCGTATGTGGAGTTCACAGGCCGAGACAGCATCACCTGCCCTACCTGCCAGGGGTCTGGACGCATTCCATCAG GGCAGTTGAATGAGTTAGTTGCTCTGATCCCCTACAGCGATCAAAGGTTACAGCCACGGAGAAC GAAGTCGTATGTGGTGCTGTCAGTGATTTTGTGTCTGCTGGCGTCTAGTTTGGTGGCGTTCTTCCTGTTTCCACGTCCTGTGCTGGTTGTTGACGATGGCATTCGCTCTGTGACTGTCCACTTTGACCGTAACAACAGCAAAGTGCTGATCAACATGACG agctCCCTGAACTTCACCAACTCTAATTTCTTCACGGTGTGGGTGGACAGTGTGAGCTGTCAGGTGCTCTACATGAAGACAGTCATTGGATCTCAACAGCTAGACAATGTCATCCACATTCAGCCTCTCAGCCAGAGACAG GTCAACTTCACTGTCAGCATGGAGATTGGAGGAAGTCTCTCTTACGTTTA tGCCTTTTGCACCATGGCAAGCATTAAAGTCCACAACATTGTGGTGTTCATGCA GACCTCTGTGAAAACCTCCTACATGGTGCGGACGGCACAGAACACTCTGGAAGCTTATCGCTACATCGACTGCGGAGCCAACTCCACCATCCACCAGCCCTCAGGGATGGTGTGGTCCAAACCTCACTTCCCTCTGAATGGGAAGCTGCTCAGGTGA